A genomic window from Lycium barbarum isolate Lr01 chromosome 4, ASM1917538v2, whole genome shotgun sequence includes:
- the LOC132634883 gene encoding cyclin-dependent kinase D-3-like, producing the protein MTEIDSLLTKKVADRYLKREVLGEGTYGVVYKAIDTKSGQVVAIKKIRLGKQKEGVNFTALREIKLLKELKDPNIIELIDAFPHKGNLHLVFEFMETDLEAVIRDRNIFLSPADIKSYIQMTLKGLAVCHKKWVLHRDMKPNNLLIGPNGQLKLADFGLARLFGSPDRRFTHQVFARWYRAPELLFGAKQYGPGVDVWAAACIFAELLLRRPFLQGNSDIDQLGKIFAAFGTPKPSQWHDMVYLPDYVEYQFVPGQPLKILFPTATEDCIDLLSKMFSYDPKTRISAEQALEHRYFSSGPPPTEPAQLPRPPPKREPANPRVSDLNPHDGPVVLSPPRKSRRVMPNREGFEANVRPEKMDDHGNEFRQAGERSEQVPMSLDFSVFGMKPPTRPTITSADRSHLKRKLDLEFQPEEE; encoded by the exons AGCGGCCAGGTTGTTGCTATCAAGAAAATTCGTCTTGGAAAACAGAAGGAAGGGGTGAATTTTACTGCCCTGAGGGAAATCAAActattgaaagagctgaaggatCCTAACATTATTGAATTGATTGATGCCTTCCCTCACAAAGGAAACTTGCATCTTGTGTTTGAGTTCATGGAGACAGATCTTGAGGCCGTGATTCGtgataggaatatctttctctcaCCTGCGGATATAAAATCTTATATTCAGATGACATTGAAAGGTCTTGCTGTTTGTCACAAGAAATGGGTCTTGCATAG AGATATGAAACCGAACAATTTACTGATTGGACCTAATGGGCAGCTTAAACTTGCTGATTTTGGATTAGCACGTCTATTTGGTAGCCCTGATAGAAGATTTACACATCAG GTTTTTGCCCGGTGGTACAGAGCACCAGAGTTATTATTTGGCGCGAAGCAGTATGGACCTGGAGTAGATGTTTGGGCCGCTGCATGTATCTTTGCTGAGCTCCTCCTGCGGCGACCATTTTTACAG GGAAACAGTGATATTGATCAGCTGGGGAAGATTTTTGCGGCCTTTGGGACCCCAAAGCCTTCACAGTGGCATGATATGGTCTACTTGCCGGATTATGTTGAGTACCAATTTGTCCCTGGACAACCACTCAAAATATTGTTTCCAACGGCTACTGAAGATTGCATAGATCTTCTGTCAAAGATGTTTTCATACGACCCAAAAACTAGAATTTCAGCGGAGCAAGCATTGGAGCATCG GTACTTCTCATCAGGACCTCCACCTACGGAGCCAGCTCAGCTTCCAAGACCTCCCCCTAAGCGGGAACCCGCAAATCCTAGGGTTTCAGATCTCAATCCACATGATGGTCCTGTGGTATTGTCTCCGCCAAGAAAGTCAAGGAGAGTGATGCCAAATCGCGAAGGATTTGAGGCGAATGTGCGTCCAGAAAAGATGGATGACCATGGAAATGAATTCCGACAAGCTGGTGAGAGGAGTGAACAGGTACCCATGTCACTGGATTTCTCAGTCTTTGGGATGAAACCACCTACTAGACCGACCATTACCAG CGCTGACCGATCACATTTAAAGAGGAAGTTAGATCTTGAATTCCAACCAGAAGAGGAATGA